Proteins from a single region of Amycolatopsis sp. CA-230715:
- a CDS encoding LLM class flavin-dependent oxidoreductase — translation MAKTMHLNVFTQASPSPQFKGMWRADGDRTAVGYRSIDYWTEYARKLEAACVDALFFADVHGVYDVYQGSWVPAVRNAVQVPSIDPAPIVAAAATVTRHLGLAMTYSTTYHQPYECARLFSSLDHLTGGRVGWNIVTSYLRSATANGLGEYLEHDLRYDRATEYVDVVRALWERSWDDDAVVLDAERNVFTDPEKVREIGHDGKWFSVRGPHQCEPSPQRTPVLYQAGASPKGMAFAARVAEVAFLTLSDPEVGAGQVSGLRSQAVEHGRAPEDIKVLQGSMVMVGATTAEAKQRAAAYNSLWSAEGQLAKWCGWMDVDLAKFPDDTPVDDVRGQASNSFLGFLKRLSPDREWTIGDVKYLVSRPRRPRTTAPVTLYGTPEQVADRMTQWLEVADVDGFNLIPCLPSAGVDDICDLLVPELQRRGMFRRAYDPAERTLRERYFGAGNVRCRAHSPGSAVSSAAPKAE, via the coding sequence ATGGCGAAGACCATGCACCTTAACGTGTTCACCCAAGCGTCGCCGTCGCCGCAGTTCAAGGGCATGTGGCGGGCCGACGGCGATCGCACCGCCGTCGGCTACCGGTCGATCGACTACTGGACCGAGTACGCGCGCAAGCTCGAAGCCGCGTGCGTCGACGCGCTCTTTTTCGCCGACGTGCACGGCGTCTACGACGTCTACCAGGGGTCTTGGGTGCCCGCGGTGCGCAACGCGGTGCAGGTCCCCTCGATCGACCCGGCCCCGATCGTCGCCGCCGCGGCCACGGTGACCCGGCACCTCGGCCTCGCCATGACGTACTCGACCACCTACCACCAGCCGTACGAGTGCGCGCGGCTGTTCTCGTCGCTCGACCACCTCACCGGCGGCAGGGTCGGCTGGAACATCGTCACCTCGTATCTGCGGTCGGCGACCGCGAACGGGCTCGGCGAGTACCTCGAACACGACCTGCGGTACGACCGGGCGACCGAGTACGTCGACGTCGTGCGCGCGCTGTGGGAACGGAGCTGGGACGACGACGCGGTCGTGCTCGACGCCGAGCGGAACGTGTTCACCGACCCGGAAAAGGTGCGCGAGATCGGGCACGACGGCAAGTGGTTCTCGGTGCGGGGCCCGCACCAGTGCGAGCCGTCGCCGCAGCGGACCCCGGTGCTCTACCAGGCGGGGGCGTCGCCGAAGGGCATGGCGTTCGCCGCCCGCGTCGCCGAGGTCGCCTTCCTCACGCTGTCCGATCCCGAGGTCGGGGCAGGCCAGGTGAGTGGCCTGCGCTCGCAAGCCGTCGAGCACGGGCGGGCGCCGGAGGACATCAAGGTCCTGCAGGGCTCCATGGTGATGGTGGGCGCGACGACGGCCGAGGCCAAGCAGCGCGCGGCGGCCTACAACTCGTTGTGGAGCGCGGAGGGCCAGCTCGCGAAGTGGTGCGGCTGGATGGACGTCGACCTGGCGAAGTTCCCCGACGACACCCCGGTCGACGACGTCCGCGGCCAGGCGAGCAACTCGTTCCTCGGTTTCCTCAAACGACTTTCGCCCGATCGCGAGTGGACGATCGGCGACGTCAAGTACCTCGTGTCGCGTCCCCGCAGGCCGCGCACCACCGCGCCGGTGACCTTGTACGGCACGCCCGAGCAGGTCGCGGACCGGATGACGCAGTGGCTCGAAGTCGCCGACGTGGACGGGTTCAACCTCATCCCGTGCCTGCCCTCGGCCGGTGTCGACGACATCTGCGACCTGCTGGTGCCGGAGCTGCAGCGGCGCGGCATGTTCCGCCGCGCCTACGACCCGGCCGAGCGCACGTTGCGGGAGCGGTACTTCGGCGCGGGCAACGTCCGGTGCCGCGCTCACTCGCCGGGGTCCGCGGTGAGCAGCGCGGCGCCGAAAGCCGAGTAG
- a CDS encoding acyl carrier protein translates to MTEPAATTDWTDEDVRGIVLTIIKDLAPDSDTELTPGTTLVEDLGYHSLALMEVAFALEDEFDLEPIDEETARKITTVGNVQDLVLEKLAERD, encoded by the coding sequence ATGACCGAGCCCGCAGCCACGACGGACTGGACCGACGAGGACGTCCGCGGAATCGTGCTCACCATCATCAAGGATCTCGCCCCCGACTCGGACACCGAGCTGACTCCAGGCACCACGCTCGTCGAGGACCTCGGTTACCACTCGCTCGCGCTCATGGAAGTCGCCTTCGCGCTGGAGGACGAGTTCGACCTCGAACCGATCGACGAGGAGACCGCGCGCAAGATCACCACGGTCGGCAACGTCCAGGACCTCGTACTGGAAAAGCTCGCCGAGCGGGACTAG
- a CDS encoding aldehyde dehydrogenase family protein, whose protein sequence is MTVSVDPSVVVPDSGVLLGDGLVAATSAGSVEHVYPADGTVTGSFPLAGADEVDQAVRLAADAAPGWRALPADQRRNLLLRFADLLIAHADELGALQTREIGLPVQFTSRMAAVAADHLRYYAGWADKIGGEVVPTWPVRALDYTLDEPYGVVAIIIPWNGPLVSMGQMLGPALAAGNTVVVKPSELTPFVAGRVGALAVEAGLPTGVLAVLPGGPATGQALVRHPGVDKVHFTGGAATARAVLDGARELLKPVGLELGGKSAHLVFADSDPRFSARLAMAGVVALSGQGCANGTRVLVENSVYEQVLDVLTARLRRVVVGDPREPRTMMGPLVSAAACERVLGFVSRAKESGEARLVLGGERLGGALADGCFVGPTVFADADQDGELVQEEIFGPVLTVQRFTRDDEAVALANGTRYGLAAYLHTSDLRRAHRLAADLTAGNVWINGVPGAAAGAPFGGTKQSGYGRIGGISGLREFTRPKNVWLPC, encoded by the coding sequence ATGACAGTCTCCGTGGATCCTTCCGTGGTCGTGCCGGACTCCGGCGTCCTGCTCGGCGACGGTCTGGTGGCGGCCACGTCGGCGGGCTCGGTCGAGCACGTGTACCCGGCGGACGGCACGGTGACCGGCTCGTTCCCGCTCGCCGGTGCCGACGAGGTCGACCAGGCCGTACGCCTCGCCGCCGACGCCGCGCCGGGCTGGCGCGCGCTGCCCGCCGACCAGCGACGGAACCTGTTGCTGCGCTTCGCCGATCTGCTCATCGCGCACGCGGACGAGCTCGGGGCCTTGCAGACACGGGAGATCGGGCTGCCCGTCCAGTTCACGTCGCGGATGGCCGCGGTGGCCGCCGACCATCTCCGGTACTACGCGGGCTGGGCGGACAAGATCGGCGGCGAGGTCGTGCCGACCTGGCCGGTGCGGGCACTGGACTACACGCTCGACGAGCCGTACGGCGTGGTCGCGATCATCATTCCGTGGAACGGGCCGCTGGTGTCGATGGGCCAGATGCTCGGGCCCGCGCTGGCGGCGGGCAACACCGTGGTGGTGAAACCGTCCGAACTGACGCCGTTCGTGGCCGGGCGCGTCGGCGCGCTGGCCGTCGAAGCCGGGTTGCCGACCGGGGTGCTGGCGGTGCTGCCGGGCGGGCCGGCGACCGGACAGGCGCTGGTCCGCCATCCCGGCGTGGACAAGGTCCACTTCACCGGAGGCGCGGCGACGGCGCGCGCGGTGCTGGACGGCGCGCGGGAACTGCTGAAACCGGTCGGGTTGGAGCTCGGCGGGAAATCCGCGCATCTGGTGTTCGCCGACAGCGACCCGCGGTTCAGCGCGCGGCTGGCGATGGCCGGTGTGGTGGCGCTGTCCGGTCAAGGCTGCGCCAACGGCACCCGCGTCCTCGTCGAAAACAGCGTGTACGAACAGGTTCTGGACGTGCTCACCGCGCGGCTGCGCCGCGTCGTCGTCGGGGATCCGCGCGAGCCCCGCACCATGATGGGCCCGCTCGTGTCGGCCGCCGCCTGCGAGCGCGTGCTCGGTTTCGTATCCCGTGCCAAGGAAAGCGGCGAAGCGAGGTTGGTGCTCGGCGGCGAACGGCTCGGCGGCGCGCTCGCCGACGGCTGCTTCGTCGGGCCGACGGTGTTCGCCGACGCCGACCAGGACGGCGAACTCGTGCAGGAGGAGATCTTCGGCCCGGTGCTCACCGTGCAGCGGTTCACCCGCGACGACGAAGCGGTGGCGCTGGCCAACGGCACCCGCTACGGCCTCGCCGCCTACCTGCACACCAGCGATCTGCGCCGCGCGCACCGGCTGGCCGCCGACCTGACCGCGGGCAACGTGTGGATCAACGGCGTGCCGGGAGCGGCGGCGGGCGCGCCGTTCGGCGGCACCAAGCAGAGCGGCTACGGCCGGATCGGCGGTATCAGCGGGCTGCGCGAGTTCACCAGACCCAAGAACGTCTGGTTGCCGTGCTGA
- a CDS encoding class I SAM-dependent methyltransferase, whose product MTTQANDGKVLAMRMWRSMLATQELITCYLGVRLGCYDALAEHGPATAGELAERVGMAPRYAVEWLEQQAVIGILEVADAAVPADERCYALPAAHAEVLTVSDSPQSMAALALLPFGGVAAALPSLLEAFRTGGGVPDSVYGADWRAGHGSANRAMFLHELPGWIEAFAPDVHAALSTPGATVADVACGSGWASIALASAYPGLRVDGYDLDAEVLADAERETGARGLADRVRFFAVDAAKAEATGDYDLVCLFDALHEISHPVRVLRTCRELRAATGTVLVLDAKVAPEFTAPADEVERFQYGTSLLHCLPACLAEPGATGTGTVMRPGAVREFATAAGYAATVLLPIADRFHRLYRLVG is encoded by the coding sequence GTGACGACGCAAGCGAATGACGGCAAGGTGCTCGCGATGCGCATGTGGCGGTCGATGCTCGCCACGCAGGAGCTGATCACCTGCTACCTCGGGGTCCGCCTCGGCTGCTACGACGCGCTCGCCGAACACGGACCGGCCACCGCGGGAGAACTCGCCGAGCGGGTCGGCATGGCGCCGCGGTACGCGGTGGAATGGCTCGAACAGCAGGCGGTGATCGGAATACTGGAGGTGGCGGACGCGGCGGTGCCCGCGGACGAGCGGTGCTACGCGCTGCCCGCCGCGCACGCGGAGGTGCTCACCGTCTCCGACAGCCCGCAGTCGATGGCGGCGTTGGCACTGCTGCCCTTCGGGGGCGTCGCCGCCGCGTTGCCGAGCCTGCTCGAAGCCTTCCGGACCGGGGGAGGCGTACCGGATTCGGTGTACGGCGCGGATTGGCGCGCTGGGCACGGCAGCGCCAACCGAGCGATGTTCCTGCACGAGCTGCCGGGGTGGATCGAGGCGTTCGCGCCGGACGTGCACGCGGCCCTGTCCACGCCGGGTGCCACCGTCGCCGATGTCGCATGCGGGTCCGGCTGGGCGAGCATCGCGCTCGCGAGCGCCTATCCGGGGCTGCGCGTCGACGGGTACGACCTCGACGCCGAGGTGCTCGCCGACGCCGAACGGGAAACCGGTGCGCGCGGACTGGCCGACCGGGTGCGGTTCTTCGCCGTGGACGCGGCGAAGGCCGAGGCGACCGGCGACTACGACCTCGTGTGCCTTTTCGACGCGTTGCACGAGATCTCGCACCCGGTTCGCGTGCTGCGGACCTGCCGCGAACTGCGCGCGGCGACGGGCACGGTGCTCGTGCTCGACGCGAAGGTGGCGCCGGAGTTCACCGCGCCGGCGGACGAGGTCGAACGGTTCCAGTACGGCACCAGCCTCCTGCACTGCCTTCCCGCCTGCCTCGCCGAGCCGGGTGCGACCGGGACCGGCACCGTGATGCGGCCCGGCGCGGTGCGCGAGTTCGCCACCGCGGCGGGCTACGCGGCCACCGTCCTGCTGCCCATCGCGGACCGGTTCCACCGGCTCTACCGGCTCGTCGGCTGA
- a CDS encoding LLM class flavin-dependent oxidoreductase, translating into MSLHLHWFLPSHGDGRTIAKAANGAPARPPRRDPGIDYLAAVAQAAERFGFESVLTPFGLFCEDPWIVASALSQRTSLLKFMIALRPGFVSPLLVAQMSATLQRVSGGRLLFNVVTGGDADEQRRYGDRLDHDHRYQRTAELVDAVTRLWDGEPVDFAGSYYEMTAGLLTRPHPTRPPIFLGGSSGSAHEVAAKHADVYLAWGERPDGLTELMRKVRALADAQSRTLGFGTRFHVIARDSAEQAWAVADDIMSTLDPKTVENAQARFARTESEGQRRMAVLHGGSTDRLEVYPNVWMGYGLARPGAGATLVGSHREVADRLTEYHRRGLDHFILSGQPHLEEAYWFGEGVLPILRERGLLEPEQSTDAEPNRRTAP; encoded by the coding sequence ATGTCCCTGCACCTGCACTGGTTCCTCCCGTCGCACGGCGACGGACGCACCATCGCCAAGGCCGCGAACGGCGCGCCGGCCAGGCCGCCGCGCCGCGACCCCGGTATCGACTACCTCGCCGCCGTGGCACAGGCCGCGGAGCGGTTCGGCTTCGAGAGCGTGCTGACCCCGTTCGGCCTGTTCTGCGAGGACCCGTGGATCGTGGCGTCCGCGCTTTCGCAGCGGACGAGCCTGCTGAAGTTCATGATCGCGCTGCGGCCGGGCTTCGTCTCACCGCTGCTCGTCGCCCAGATGTCGGCCACGCTGCAACGGGTTTCCGGCGGCAGGCTGCTGTTCAACGTCGTCACTGGCGGGGATGCCGACGAGCAGCGCCGCTACGGCGACCGGCTCGACCACGACCACCGGTACCAACGCACCGCGGAGCTGGTCGACGCGGTCACCCGGCTCTGGGACGGCGAGCCGGTCGACTTCGCGGGCAGCTACTACGAGATGACCGCCGGGCTGCTCACGCGCCCGCACCCGACACGCCCGCCGATCTTCCTCGGCGGGTCCTCCGGCTCCGCGCACGAGGTGGCCGCGAAACACGCCGACGTGTACCTCGCCTGGGGCGAGCGGCCCGACGGCCTGACCGAGCTGATGCGGAAGGTGCGCGCACTCGCCGACGCGCAAAGCAGGACGCTCGGCTTCGGGACCCGTTTCCACGTCATCGCGCGGGATTCGGCCGAGCAGGCGTGGGCGGTCGCCGACGACATAATGTCCACATTGGACCCGAAGACGGTGGAGAACGCGCAGGCCCGCTTCGCGCGCACCGAGTCGGAGGGGCAGCGCCGGATGGCCGTCCTGCACGGCGGCAGCACCGACCGGCTCGAGGTATACCCGAACGTCTGGATGGGCTACGGGCTGGCCAGGCCGGGCGCCGGGGCGACGCTGGTCGGCAGCCACCGCGAGGTCGCCGATCGCCTCACCGAGTACCACCGGCGCGGCCTCGACCACTTCATCCTTTCCGGCCAGCCCCACCTGGAAGAGGCCTACTGGTTCGGCGAAGGGGTGCTCCCGATCCTGCGGGAACGCGGCCTACTCGAACCGGAGCAGAGCACTGACGCCGAACCGAACAGGAGAACCGCACCATGA
- a CDS encoding ferritin-like domain-containing protein: MRRTVVDAGVSAELDWDYEAVDERVRNLYDRARHAQWSVDDIDWSIEVPFGAPLADDSAFAMSAFRESPMARRGRPMWDAFRWELQSWMVSQFLHGEQAALVVAGRLVETVPDLDSKMYAASQAVDEARHVDAFSRYLSEKVEHPYEVSEPLHQLLRDILSDARWDVTALGMQIMVEALAMAAFRLAERTFHDDLIKDITRLVARDEARHVAFGVLSLGGVYGELTTAERVEREELVLQAASLIRRRFLLDDVWQRLDVDRHEGTEFARRHQLMIAYRQAIFSRVGLALRQIGLMTERVREGLEGLGLLGVSLGRLDGR; encoded by the coding sequence ATGCGCAGAACGGTGGTCGACGCCGGAGTGTCCGCGGAGCTCGACTGGGACTACGAGGCGGTGGACGAGCGGGTCCGCAACCTCTACGACCGGGCGCGCCACGCCCAGTGGTCGGTCGACGACATCGACTGGTCGATCGAGGTGCCGTTCGGTGCGCCGCTCGCCGACGATTCGGCGTTCGCGATGTCGGCCTTCCGCGAGTCGCCGATGGCGCGGCGGGGCAGGCCGATGTGGGACGCCTTCCGCTGGGAGCTGCAGTCGTGGATGGTCAGCCAGTTCCTGCACGGGGAGCAGGCCGCGCTCGTGGTGGCGGGACGGCTGGTGGAGACGGTGCCCGATCTGGACAGCAAGATGTACGCGGCGAGCCAGGCCGTCGACGAGGCACGGCACGTGGACGCGTTTTCCCGTTACCTCAGTGAAAAGGTCGAGCACCCGTACGAGGTTTCGGAGCCGTTGCACCAGCTGCTGCGGGACATCCTGAGCGACGCGCGGTGGGACGTGACCGCGCTCGGCATGCAGATCATGGTGGAGGCGCTGGCGATGGCAGCCTTCCGGCTCGCCGAGCGCACCTTCCACGACGACCTGATCAAGGACATCACCCGGCTGGTGGCCAGGGACGAGGCGCGGCACGTCGCCTTCGGGGTGCTTTCGCTCGGCGGGGTCTACGGCGAGCTGACCACGGCCGAACGAGTGGAACGGGAGGAGCTGGTGCTGCAGGCGGCGAGCCTGATCCGGCGCCGGTTCCTGCTCGACGACGTGTGGCAGCGCCTCGACGTCGATCGGCACGAGGGCACCGAGTTCGCCAGGCGCCACCAGCTGATGATCGCCTACCGGCAAGCCATCTTCTCTCGGGTGGGCCTGGCGCTGCGGCAGATCGGGCTGATGACGGAACGGGTCCGCGAGGGGCTGGAAGGCCTCGGGCTGCTCGGCGTCTCGCTCGGCAGGCTGGACGGCCGATGA
- a CDS encoding acyl-CoA dehydrogenase family protein gives MDTVTEVLPLVGELAAEADAKGVLPAALVDALLAAGCFRLAAPARHGGSAVPLPGLLGALEALATADGSTAWVVGQVALSQLIIECAPEPTVAELYGDGPDLLAAGAVAPKGRATAVADGRRVKGRWPFVTGCERARWFYVNCVLMRDRSVELGPDGAPLTRIALLPRDELEIVDTWQVLGLRATGSHDVSVAGAVCPEQRWITMDPDDPATARARTRIAESSLLIAAVVVGIATAALADDRELATGGKRPALSKVSLAKSPIFHDQLGEAHTELLAARALLYHQAEAAAARECAGIPASARDQAELRACATKIIATASGVADTAHRLAGGSSVYDSSPLQRRVRDAHTATQHFVAARDSYSAFGAALLTADPGE, from the coding sequence ATGGACACCGTGACGGAGGTGCTGCCCCTCGTCGGCGAACTGGCCGCGGAGGCGGACGCCAAGGGCGTTCTCCCGGCCGCGCTCGTCGACGCGCTGCTGGCGGCGGGCTGCTTCCGGCTCGCCGCGCCCGCGCGCCACGGCGGTTCGGCGGTGCCGTTGCCGGGCCTGCTCGGCGCGCTGGAAGCACTGGCCACCGCGGACGGGTCGACCGCGTGGGTGGTCGGCCAGGTCGCGCTGTCCCAGCTGATCATCGAATGCGCTCCCGAGCCGACCGTCGCCGAGCTGTACGGCGATGGTCCCGATCTGCTGGCCGCGGGTGCCGTCGCACCCAAGGGCAGGGCGACGGCGGTGGCGGACGGCAGGCGCGTCAAGGGTCGCTGGCCGTTCGTCACCGGCTGCGAACGGGCGCGGTGGTTCTACGTCAACTGCGTGCTGATGCGCGACCGTTCGGTGGAACTCGGTCCCGACGGCGCACCGCTGACCAGGATCGCGCTGCTCCCCCGCGACGAGCTCGAGATCGTGGACACCTGGCAGGTATTGGGCCTGCGCGCCACCGGCAGCCACGACGTGTCGGTCGCGGGCGCGGTCTGCCCGGAACAGCGCTGGATCACCATGGATCCCGACGATCCGGCGACCGCGCGGGCCAGGACCAGGATCGCCGAATCGAGCCTGCTCATCGCCGCCGTCGTGGTCGGCATCGCCACGGCCGCGCTCGCCGACGACCGGGAACTGGCCACCGGCGGGAAACGCCCGGCGCTGAGCAAGGTTTCCCTTGCCAAATCACCGATCTTCCACGACCAGCTCGGCGAGGCGCACACCGAGTTGCTCGCCGCGCGCGCCCTGCTGTACCACCAGGCCGAAGCCGCCGCCGCGCGCGAGTGCGCCGGGATTCCGGCGTCCGCAAGGGATCAGGCCGAGCTGCGCGCGTGCGCGACCAAGATCATCGCGACCGCGAGCGGGGTCGCCGACACCGCCCACCGGTTGGCTGGCGGGTCCTCGGTCTACGACAGCTCGCCGCTGCAGCGCCGCGTACGGGACGCGCACACGGCGACGCAGCATTTCGTGGCGGCGCGGGATTCCTACTCGGCTTTCGGCGCCGCGCTGCTCACCGCGGACCCCGGCGAGTGA
- a CDS encoding condensation domain-containing protein has product MTPRREPASIAQRLLWLIKHYRPDFGALNCPLLCRLRGPLDEQALRSAVHELTVRHESLRTTFAGRAAKLEQLVHPPRALPWTVVEVPRGTDPGELVAAEVRNPLDPVEWPMRVTLWRVGEDEHVLCVNLHHLVTDAWSTGVLLGELCALYGGAALPEVGWQYADFASWQHEQLSGDALSRHREYWRRQLTGAQLPRFPATRARPGDGRTGSVLAEVDPAVVPALWELARAHHTTLFTVLLTTFHLHLRGRTGQDDLAVASMFANRSRAAVRDTVGLLANMVLLRVRAREGATFAELLRQAHAAVIGAFAFQDLPTQMLPAGVLDTGGRRVDDVVFNVMAEVDHARRAGGLDVELLVPDELGSRFGLELALVPIGGTELRAVLFFNDAQLTEDEATAFLHEYTYLVSLVAKEPETVVSDILA; this is encoded by the coding sequence GTGACCCCGCGCCGCGAGCCAGCCTCGATCGCCCAGCGCCTGCTCTGGCTGATCAAGCACTACCGCCCCGATTTCGGGGCACTCAACTGCCCGCTGCTGTGCCGCCTGCGTGGTCCGCTCGACGAGCAAGCGCTGCGCTCGGCGGTGCACGAGCTGACCGTGCGGCACGAGTCCTTGCGGACCACCTTCGCCGGGCGTGCGGCCAAGCTCGAACAGCTCGTCCACCCGCCGCGGGCGCTGCCGTGGACCGTGGTGGAAGTGCCGCGGGGCACCGATCCCGGTGAACTCGTTGCCGCGGAAGTGCGGAACCCGCTCGATCCGGTCGAGTGGCCGATGCGGGTCACGCTGTGGCGCGTCGGCGAGGACGAGCACGTGCTGTGCGTCAACCTCCACCACCTCGTCACCGACGCCTGGTCCACCGGCGTGCTGCTGGGCGAGCTGTGCGCGCTGTACGGCGGCGCCGCACTACCGGAAGTGGGCTGGCAGTACGCGGATTTCGCGTCGTGGCAACACGAACAGCTCTCCGGCGACGCACTGTCCCGGCACCGCGAATACTGGCGCCGCCAGCTCACCGGGGCCCAGCTCCCCCGCTTCCCCGCGACGCGGGCCCGTCCCGGCGATGGCCGGACCGGCTCGGTGCTCGCGGAGGTCGACCCCGCCGTCGTGCCCGCGCTGTGGGAGCTGGCCCGCGCGCACCACACGACATTGTTCACCGTGCTGCTCACGACCTTCCACCTGCACCTGCGGGGACGGACGGGGCAGGACGACCTCGCGGTGGCCTCGATGTTCGCCAACCGGTCGCGGGCCGCGGTGCGGGACACCGTCGGGTTGCTGGCGAACATGGTGCTGCTGCGCGTCCGCGCTCGTGAAGGCGCCACGTTCGCCGAACTGCTGCGCCAAGCGCACGCGGCCGTGATCGGCGCGTTCGCCTTCCAGGACCTGCCGACGCAGATGCTGCCCGCGGGCGTGCTGGACACCGGGGGCAGGCGGGTGGACGACGTCGTGTTCAACGTGATGGCCGAGGTGGACCACGCTCGCCGCGCGGGCGGGCTCGACGTCGAACTGCTCGTCCCCGACGAACTCGGCAGCCGCTTCGGGCTGGAGCTCGCGCTGGTACCGATAGGCGGTACCGAACTCCGTGCGGTGCTGTTCTTCAACGACGCCCAGCTGACCGAGGACGAGGCGACGGCGTTCCTGCACGAGTACACGTATCTTGTTTCTCTTGTTGCCAAGGAACCCGAGACAGTAGTCTCGGATATCTTGGCTTGA